The Arvicola amphibius unplaced genomic scaffold, mArvAmp1.2, whole genome shotgun sequence genome segment cttTATGATCTTACTCATATTTGTATAGAAAGGAGTTTATCTGGTAGAAGTTGAGAGTCAAATGTTAGTTATCAGAGGACAGAGAAATCAGAGGGAAGTACAGTCTAGGAAGAGTTGGTCAAGAGGACAAAGGCACAGCGTGACACAAGCAACATGTTCTGACATCCTTCTGCAATGCTGCTGGCTACACATACTGAGGAGTGATGAATAATAGAGAGAAGGAAGATTTTTCCCATTGATAAACTAAGACTATATGATGATTGTATGCACTCACCTCTTACGTTTATGCAGTGCACATTGCTTTCAGTATTATTTCTTACTGAGTCCAGATAGGTAATATTGATGGTGACCCAATGAGTTTAAAACCATCAAAAGCTTTTTCAAAGATCTAATGGCtgacaaataagaacaaacatgTATAGTCAAAAATTTATTGACTAGAGGAAATAAATTAACAATATTGGTTTGatacattaaagaaaatagaaaattcataaTATTATAaggtaaataaaattatgtaaatagtaaaacaggaaaaaacaatataaataaataaaacatttgaataaataaacaaatgcccttacaaataaatataatagaacCTAACATTATGCaaaatatgcaggcaaacataatCATTGATGTCAAAGTAAAAGATCTTGGGAAAGGCAAAATCTGCCAAGTGAGGTTCAGGGTCCTAGTCCAGGAGAGTCTCCAACACTTTGGCTCAGGACTTACTCCTTCTCTTCACTCAATCTTGCCAGCAACTTGGCTGAGGAAGACAGGGCTCTCCAGACTTCTGCTCTGACCACCTCACAGGCACAGgggctgtgtttcttctctctcaggtAGGCAGTGATCCTGTGGAAGTATTTCCTCACAGCCACCATGGAGTCTTCCTGGCTCAGGGGAGGTTCCTGCACCCCCACCTGCTGCATCACACAGgcctgcaggtccctgagctgctggtggaggccagtGCAGAATGTGTCTAGGAGGGTTGTCTCCTAAGCAGCAGATGAGTCCTTTGAGCTGAAGAGGATCAGGACCTCCTGGGTCAGCTCCTGCAGGAAAGGGCATCCACCTTCTCCAAAGGGAATGCAAAGTCCTTTCTGTccttgaggcaggagagaggggagagtctCCTCGTTTGTGCCAGGAGTGTCAAGGCTCCCTTGTTGCTGAGGTTATGAGTCTGTGGCAGGTCACATCCCAGAGAGCAGGTTGACCAGTAGCTCATCACTACCAGGGCCATCAGGACAGCACTGGGTCTGGCCATTGTGGATGTTGCAGATGTTGCTGGTCCTGAACCTTCCCCTGTAGGTTCTCCGAAGATCATCCTTTGTGCATCTGTCTTAAGTAGGGCAAACACTAGTTTCCACTTTCTTAatgccctccccttctccacaattcttttcacttttcttcattaattctCAGCGGTGTCTTGGCATTTTTCtcaaccatttttattttcattactcttttctctttcattgctctcctaaACAAATCTGTATCAGAGGTTTTCTTGCCCTGAGTAAAATTGTCGTTAACTGTTAACCACACATATGCATTCAACTTTTGATATTTACACACGTAATTCAATGATAAATTTCTTCTAAAACTTGTAATAAAAAGATATTGAAATTCAGTTTGTAATtaaattttctgttgttatttatatcaaatacatacttttaaattataatttaagatATGATGCAAATTTGCTGTTTCTAAATTTATCATATTAATGTAATGAGACACTGTTTTtctaatgtttaaaagaaaaaaatactttttcaaattGCCCTTATTAACTTTAATACTGATTTATATGTATGCTTGATTTAATAATCACTGTATATTGGCTATTTATTCAATGATTGCCATGCCATCATGAGGTTTTAATATGTGAGGGTTTGCTGTCAAAGTTTCAtgagctgagtttgattcctggaacccatggtTGAAGCAGAGATCTGAGTCCTGTATTTTGTCCTCTGAACACCATATTCATGATGTGGCAATCTTGAggctgctcacacacacacacacacacaatcacatacactcaaacacacagatatacgtacacactcccacacatacatacacacaaacatgcacactccacacgtaacacacacacacacacacacacacacacacacactccagcatATCTGCATATAGACACACTGCATTATACACAAAAATGCCCattcacataagcacacacacacatatatgcacaccctCCTCCCACATAAGTATACATCCCTCCCACGAAAATGCACTCACATGCAAATTTACACATTCTCACATGTACAAGCCccccacactcaaacacacacatacatttccacacatatgtacacacttgtgcacacactcacacgctgGTGAACAAACAtctacacttacatacatgctctctctctcccccctcacacacacacacacctataaacagtgctcatgcatacacacacacacctataaacaatgcttgtgcacacacacacacacacacacacacacacacacacacacccagtcaTAATAAGAGTAATAAGAAGTAAATACCTCAAAACTAAGattcctgtgagggatttttcttgagTTGAAGTGGGAAGCGCCACTTCTTAACAAGACTTTGGAGGGGAAGGCACACCTtttatctggatctttgaggtgggaccACTCACCTTTAACCCAGATCCTTTGAGATAGGAAGACCCACCTCTATGCTGAggcacaccttctgctggaatcCCATAgaggacatgaaagaagaaagcttttgaactttgcctgcttgctctcaccttgATCGCAagcccattccttcactgacattagaACCCACTTCTTCTGGACCCCAGCATGTTAGGAAGACCATGTAAGATGTCCAGCCTCACGGGGTGAATAAATCCATAAAGGTAAGGATCTGAAGTGTGACAaatgaaagtttttgttttgagatggtatTACTCTTATTACTCCTCTGTATTATCGGGAGTGTGTGTGAGCATTGtgaatagatgtgtgtgtatgtgtgtggcagagagcatgtctgtgtgcatgtgtccacaggtgtgtgtgtgcaccactgtgtgtgtgtgtgaattgatgtttgtgtttgagtgtgtgggtatgtgtttacatgtgtgaagGTATAAATGTGTAGGTGAGTGCATTTGTCTGGAGGAAATGTGTGCTTATGTGAGTGTGTTCTATGTAACAGTGTGagggtctttgtgtgtgtgcatgcattgtgtgtgtgtgtagacacaagCTCTTGCCATGTGTAAATGTGCTCATTGGAGTCTGACTTACGAGAGTTTGTTTCTCCGTTTCAACCCTGGACTCAGCGCATCAAGACTTGAACAGCAAGTCTTTTCACCTAGATACCTCATGATGGCATGGCAATGATTGGAAGAAAAGTCAAGATACACTAATGATGTAATGAACATCTTATGTAAATCAATATTAGAGTTAATGGAGGCAATTTGAAGTGTACCATTACATTGAtacttttaatttagaaataatttgcaTCACAACTTACATAtgatttaagtatttatttaaataatagaaataaaacacaatgtaAGAtcaatttaaataacttttaaataaaattttgggagaaactttatctttaaaatagataaaatagtgTAAGTTTCAAAGAAGGAATGGTCATCTGTGGTGTAATGGCTAATGACAACTCCACTGACAAACAGAAAAGTGCTGAAAACAGCAGCTTTCTGAGGGCAGCGGTGAAAGAGGAAGCAAAGATGACAACCaaaatggtttagaaaaaaaatgtctagacAAAAGCAGAGGATGAGCTCAAGAAAGTGAAAAGACAATTGGAAAGTAAGGGGCGGGCATTCAGAAAACGAAAACTAAGGCTACACGATTTAAGACGAAGGCAGGAATGATGGTCTTCAGAGAACCTAGAGGAGAAGGTCCAGAACCACACAGCCCACAGGACCAGCAGCATCTACAACATCCACAATGGCCAGACCCTGTGACTTCCTGATGGTCCTGGTGCTGATGAGCTGCTGGTCAACCTGCTCTCTGGGATGTGACCTGAGTCAGACTGACAAAATCATGAACGAGACTCTCTCGATACTCCTGGCACAAAAGAAGCAATTCTCTCTTCCCTGTTGGAAGGAGACAAAGAACTTTCTCTGTCCCCTGGAGGAGATGGATGCCCAGCAGATCCAGAAGCCTCAAGTGATCCAGGTACTGGATGACATGACCCAGCAGAGCCTGACGCTCTTCTGCCTAAATAAGGCATCTGCTGCATGGGAGACAACACTCCTAGAGACATTCTGTAATGGCCTTTACGATCAGCTCAGGGAGCTGCAGTCCTGTCGGATGCAGCACGTGGGGATGCAGGAAATCCCTGTGAAGAAATATTTCGAGAGGATCACTGCCTacctgaggaagaagaaacacagccCCTGTGCTTGGATGGTGGTCAGAGCAGAAGTCTGGAGAGCCTGGTCTTTCTCAGCCAACTTGCGAAAAAGTTTGAACAAGGAGAATGAGTAAGTCCTGAGGAGTCTCCTGGGACCGGACACTGTATCTCACTGTTTAAGTTCTCCACTAAAGACTCTTGTTCATTTTGGCATGAATTCAATCAACCTGCCTAGCTGTTTCAGCAGAACAGAGACAATTTGGGTCTACATATGAAAGCATGTGTTCCTTCATCCTATTGGTGTATc includes the following:
- the LOC119805877 gene encoding interferon alpha-12-like, translated to MARPCDFLMVLVLMSCWSTCSLGCDLSQTDKIMNETLSILLAQKKQFSLPCWKETKNFLCPLEEMDAQQIQKPQVIQVLDDMTQQSLTLFCLNKASAAWETTLLETFCNGLYDQLRELQSCRMQHVGMQEIPVKKYFERITAYLRKKKHSPCAWMVVRAEVWRAWSFSANLRKSLNKENE